The following are encoded in a window of Roseivirga misakiensis genomic DNA:
- the gatB gene encoding Asp-tRNA(Asn)/Glu-tRNA(Gln) amidotransferase subunit GatB, with protein MNEALTKLTQAGFKAVVGLEVHVQLNTESKIFSSDPNSADALPNEHISAISLGHPGTLPVLNREVVKKAVLMGLACHCEITQINHFARKSYFYPDLPKGYQTTQDKTPICQGGFVEIIGKDLSQTQVALDHIHMEEDAGKSVHDEGDATLIDLNRAGSPLIEIVTKPVIQGPEEAAAFLQEIRRIVRYLGISEANMEKGEFRCDANISIMPETASKLGSKVEIKNMNSFNHVRRAISFELERQLGLLKKGKEIIVETRTFDPGTGTTASMRMKETLNDYRYFPCPDLAPLVIESAFVESLKGEMASTPAEVRKEFEEVYQLTDYDTALLTEEKETAIYFKALCEKVGKPKSAANWVNGTIKSLMNDRNVGISDLGISSDRLGELINLTESKKISQKVAVHHVLPKMLESELSAFDIAKEDDLLVVEDDSFVDDMIDEVLHLLPKEVEAYKAGKKKLFGLFMGEVMKKSRGKANPSVLKEKLNKKLNQ; from the coding sequence GTGAATGAGGCGTTGACCAAATTGACCCAAGCGGGATTTAAAGCCGTAGTAGGGTTGGAGGTTCATGTTCAGCTGAATACTGAATCAAAAATCTTTTCTTCCGATCCGAATAGCGCCGATGCATTACCAAATGAGCATATCAGTGCTATATCGTTAGGTCATCCTGGAACGCTCCCAGTCCTAAACCGGGAGGTAGTCAAAAAGGCTGTCTTAATGGGGCTAGCTTGTCATTGTGAAATTACTCAGATCAATCACTTTGCGCGAAAGAGCTATTTCTATCCAGACTTACCCAAGGGGTATCAAACAACACAAGACAAAACACCGATATGTCAAGGTGGTTTTGTCGAAATCATAGGTAAAGACCTTTCACAGACCCAAGTTGCCTTAGACCATATTCATATGGAGGAAGATGCGGGTAAATCGGTTCATGATGAGGGAGATGCGACATTGATCGATTTGAACCGAGCTGGAAGTCCATTGATTGAAATTGTGACCAAACCAGTGATTCAAGGACCCGAAGAGGCCGCGGCTTTTTTGCAAGAGATCAGACGAATAGTACGCTATCTGGGTATCAGCGAGGCGAATATGGAAAAAGGGGAGTTTAGGTGCGATGCAAATATTTCCATTATGCCAGAGACTGCCTCAAAACTGGGTAGCAAGGTCGAGATTAAGAATATGAATTCGTTTAATCATGTGAGGCGAGCCATTTCTTTTGAATTAGAGCGACAACTTGGGTTATTAAAGAAAGGTAAAGAAATCATAGTGGAAACTCGGACTTTCGACCCTGGTACTGGCACAACCGCGAGTATGAGGATGAAAGAAACCCTAAATGATTATCGGTATTTTCCATGTCCTGATTTAGCACCATTAGTTATAGAGTCAGCATTTGTTGAATCGTTGAAAGGAGAAATGGCCTCAACTCCAGCCGAGGTCAGAAAAGAGTTTGAGGAAGTTTATCAGTTAACTGACTATGATACGGCACTTTTAACGGAAGAGAAGGAAACTGCAATTTACTTTAAAGCGTTATGTGAAAAGGTTGGGAAACCGAAAAGCGCGGCAAATTGGGTAAATGGAACGATAAAAAGTCTGATGAACGATCGGAATGTGGGAATCAGTGACTTAGGTATTTCAAGCGATCGGCTTGGTGAGCTTATTAATCTTACCGAATCGAAAAAGATCAGCCAGAAGGTAGCCGTTCATCATGTTCTACCAAAAATGCTAGAGTCTGAACTTAGTGCTTTCGATATTGCAAAGGAAGATGACTTGTTGGTTGTCGAAGATGATAGTTTCGTCGATGATATGATTGACGAAGTCTTACATTTACTACCCAAAGAAGTTGAAGCCTATAAAGCGGGTAAAAAGAAACTCTTCGGTTTGTTCATGGGAGAAGTCATGAAAAAGAGTAGGGGCAAAGCAAACCCGAGCGTATTGAAGGAGAAATTGAATAAGAAGTTAAATCAGTAA
- a CDS encoding TlpA disulfide reductase family protein produces the protein MKKLIVLLVLVGMITACGSANDGLVKITGKIENAIPQGEVILEKYEQGQITPVTTVYSDHKGNFEIEVAVETPSFYRINIYGQQFETIVLDDEDLSIEAEGDGGSNITVSGSKDAENIEKLYAFLDEYQGLVGSFNQRYVSARNSGDQELLKSLTEEGLGLEQKKIDRLKELAWDFDGSLVALLIVDYIPNKADEYYFLDSLVTKLKKDVPNAKDVDYFAQSLPFFKPAVSIGDMAPEITLPKPNGENLSLSDMKGKYVLLDFWAGWCKPCRAENPNIVNMYNKYNEKGFDVFSVSLDRTREQWLDAIEKDGLVWPNHVSDIKYFQSIAAIDYKVNAIPFALLLDPEGRVIGKNLRGIMLQRKLESIFGE, from the coding sequence ATGAAAAAACTTATAGTCCTTTTAGTCTTAGTTGGAATGATCACGGCATGTGGAAGCGCTAACGATGGGCTAGTAAAGATTACAGGCAAGATTGAAAATGCCATTCCGCAAGGAGAGGTGATTCTTGAGAAGTACGAACAAGGACAAATAACCCCTGTTACAACTGTATATTCTGATCATAAAGGAAATTTCGAGATTGAAGTTGCGGTAGAGACCCCAAGTTTCTACAGAATCAATATTTACGGCCAACAGTTCGAAACGATTGTACTAGATGATGAGGATTTGAGTATTGAAGCCGAAGGCGATGGAGGATCGAATATCACCGTGAGTGGCTCGAAAGATGCTGAAAACATAGAAAAACTTTATGCCTTCCTTGATGAGTACCAGGGTTTAGTGGGATCATTTAACCAACGTTATGTGAGCGCGAGAAATTCGGGTGATCAAGAACTCTTAAAATCACTTACGGAAGAAGGCCTTGGCCTAGAACAGAAGAAAATAGATCGATTAAAAGAACTTGCTTGGGACTTTGATGGGTCTTTAGTAGCGCTTTTAATTGTTGATTATATCCCAAATAAGGCCGACGAATACTATTTCTTGGATTCGCTAGTGACCAAACTCAAAAAAGATGTCCCGAATGCCAAGGATGTTGATTATTTCGCACAAAGCCTACCATTCTTTAAACCAGCCGTATCTATTGGTGATATGGCGCCAGAAATAACGCTACCTAAGCCTAACGGAGAGAATTTAAGCCTGTCTGATATGAAAGGTAAATATGTGCTTTTGGACTTTTGGGCGGGTTGGTGTAAGCCTTGTAGAGCTGAAAACCCAAATATTGTCAACATGTACAATAAGTACAATGAGAAAGGTTTTGATGTGTTTAGTGTGAGTTTGGATAGAACTAGAGAACAATGGCTAGATGCAATTGAAAAAGATGGCCTGGTTTGGCCAAATCATGTATCTGATATAAAGTATTTCCAGTCTATCGCTGCTATCGATTATAAAGTAAATGCTATTCCATTTGCTCTTTTACTAGACCCAGAAGGGCGCGTAATTGGTAAGAACTTAAGGGGAATAATGTTACAGAGAAAACTGGAAAGTATTTTTGGGGAATAA